TATGCGGTGCAGTTGTCGGACGTACTTGCAGAGATGACGGCGACGACCCGCGTTGGCGTGCACCGGTATACGTTCAGCAAGGGAACGACGCCGCATTTGCGCTTGGACGTCACGAGCGCGTTGGGCGACAAGCATGCCGAAAGGGGGGTCGTGAAGATCCTCCCCGACGCGAAAGAGATTGAAGGATCGTGCCGGGAGTTCGGATCGTTCTCGGGCCGCTACAAGGGGCTCGACGCCTTTTTCGTCGCTCGGTTCAGCAAGCCGTTTGCGTCGTATGCGACGTGGACTGGAGAATCGATTAGTCCCAACACAGATTCTGCGTCCGGTGATTCCGTGGGCGTCGATTGCTCGTTTGCGATCGACGATTCGAATGTGGTGGAGGTCCGCGTAGGCATCTCGTACGTGAGCATCGCGAATGCGCGCGCAAACCTCGACGCTGAGGCGGGGAGTCGTTCCTTCGACGAGATTGCGGCCGAAGCGCAAAAGGCGTGGGACGAGCGGTTGTCCGCGATACACGTTACGGGAGGCACCGAGGAACAACAACGCGTCTTCTATACTTCGCTGTATCGTTCCATGCAGATGCCTACGACGTTCAGCGACACGAATGGCGAGTATCGCGGGTTCGATTTCGCGACGCACAAGGCGGAAGGATTCACCTACTACACCGATTTCTCGTTATGGGACACGTTCCGCACGGTGCACCCGCTCTACAACCTGATTGCGCGCAAGGAACAACGCGACATGATGGTGTCGCTGGTGGAGATGGGCAAGGCGGGCGGTGGCGCGTTACCAAGATGGCCGTCAGGAACCGGATACACCAACTGCATGTTCGGCACGCCCGCCGATATCGCCGTTACCGATGCGTATCTGAAGGGCATCCGCGAATTCGATATTGAGACAGCGTACGCGATGATGCGGCAAGTGGCGCTGGTGGGCGTGCCGTTGGGATGCGAGTTCGGCGGGCGTAACAAGCTGCAAGAGTATCGCCAATACGGGTATTGCCCTTCGGATATCATGAACAAGGCGGTGTCGGCGACGCTTGAATACGGTTACGCCGACTACGCGCTCATGCTTCTCGCGCGCGAATTGGGCCACGAAGACGACGCGAAGACCTTCGAGACACACGTGGGTTTCTATAAGAACCTTTGGAATCCGGATACGCAGTTCTTTCAGCCCAAAGACTCGCAAGGGAACTGGTTCGCGGAGTTTCGTCCGTTGGCGCTGAGCTACACGGATTTCGACAACAAATACACGGACGATTACGTCGAAGGCAGTCCGATGCAATGGCGTTGGGCCGTGCCGTTCGACGCGGAGGGGCTGGTCTCGTTGTTTTCGAGCCGCGAATACTTCGTGAGCGAGTTGGATACGTTCTTTGCGAAGGCGCGCAAGAAGAAAGGGTATTGGCATCCCGGTTCCTACTATTGGCACGGTAACGAGCCTGCGTTGTTCACGGTGTATCTGTTCAACGCGGCGGGACGTCCCGACCTGACGCAGAAGTGGGTGCGTTGGTTGCTCGACACGCGCTACGGCGACGACTACGTCGGTCTCGACGGCAACAACGACGCGGGGACCTTGTCGGCGTGGTACGTGTTCAGCGCGCTTGGGTTTTATCCGATTGCGGGTTCGACGCGGTACGAACTGGGCGCGCCGCTATTCGAGCGGGCCGAGGTGAAGATAGGCGACCGTACGCTCACCATCAAAGCCGAGAATTTCGCGGCCGAGAACATCTACGTGCAGCGCGTCACCTTGAATGGGACTCCGCTGGACCGCACCCATTTTACCCACGACGAAATTGCGAACGGCGGCGAATTGGTGTTCGAGATGGGGGCCAGTCCGAAGGTGTAACCCTCAGAATTGGCTGCTTGTGTTGTAGGGATGGTGGGGGGGGGCTGCGGTTGCGTCGTCGATTATTGCGATTGTACCGCTGGCAGCTGTAGCTGTTCCTCCGGTTCTTCTCCGGGCGCATATTTGGGGAACCAGTGCCGTTTGTCGGCTTCTTGTGCGTAGGGCAGCGCGGGGCAACGGCGCACGATGGCTTTGTAGAAGCGGTCAGCTGCTCTGGGGTTGCGATTCTTCAGTAGCATGCCGCCTTCGTACAAGACCTTCAGCGTTTCCATGTCGTTGTCTGGAAGCGACTGCGCGGCCTGCCAATACAGTTCGGCGAGGAGGTACAGGTAGCTACGGCGAAGGTTGTATGTGGGCGCGCTTTTCCACACGCGGCGCACTTCGTCGTCGCTGGCGTCGAGGGCTTTTATTGTAGATGCGGGCAGGGTCTTGAAGACCTCCTTGTCTTCGAGTTGAACCAGGTTCTTCTTCATGGGTTCTTCGACCATCCAGGAAAGTGTTGGTGTCATTCCTGCTTTGAACGCGCGGTGATAGGTCGGTCCCGTTAATTCGAAGCCTCCGTTGTAATAGCCCCAGTCAGGCTCCAATTCCGTCCGCAGCAGTTTGCTGTGTTCTTCCTTCTGAAACATACGCGCCGCGGCAACCAGGTGTGTGGCTCGATCCGAACCGCTGTCCTTCGAAGGTTTCTTGGCTTCTTTACTGGGAAAGCGCAATTGCGTGTCGCCCCAGCGCACGGGACTCACTTGGGCAGCGACTTCCAACGCCGACATGATGGGATTGAGTCTTTCTTGACCGTCCTTCGCGAGATACTTCATCGCGTCTTTCCATTGTCCGGCGCGGACCATGCGGCGCGCGAGTATGTCGCTGAGGTACGCGATACGCGAGATCTCATCATAGTAGTGATTCTCCAGAGGTTCCTGCAGGGCGGGGTCATTGGCGTGGGAGTCCACGTATTCGCGGAGTTCGGTGATGGTCAGCACACGTTCGGCGATGTAGGCGGTGTCTTCCGAAAAGTGCGATTTTGCGAACAGATCCAATGCCTTGCTGTATTCGCCGCGCCCCACCAGCAAGACGCCCAAGTCGGCTTTGACTTCATCCCTCGGAGAAGCGGGATTTCTCAGGATGTAGTCGTCGATCCCGCGCGGGCTTGAGTTGCCAGGCGTGGCGGGCAGCTCGCGGGGAATGGAGGCCGGCCATCGGTCTTCCCGGGGGAAGGCGTCGACGAGGGTGTGGAGAAGTGCGATGGCCTTGTCGATCTTGCCATCGCGAAGTAGCAGTTTCGATTGCACCCATTTTGTGTACGGTGACGCCGGATCGGCTGCGTCGGTCCAACGCCGGACGTTCTCCATGTCCCCGCAATTGTACGCCGCCCACGCCAACCGATCTGCCCCGGGGTAGGGTTTTTGGACGCCCGCCTCGCGCAATGCTTCACTCCATCGCGCGCTGATGGAGGTCGCGTCCGGATTGGAAATTAGATATGCGGCGACGAGTTGCTGGCACAGAGAATCCTTCGTGGCGTTGGGGTCGATCCGTTCCGCGTGGCACGCGGCATAGCAAGCGGATTGCAGCGATTCGCCCCACACCTCACGATTCGTCTCATCGGAGGTTAGAAGCAGGCGGGCGTAATGTTGAATCGCCTGGGCGTGCATGCCTGCTCGCAGTTCCGCTTGAGCTTGAAGGCCGAAGCTATCTTGGGCCAATCCCAATGTGTCACGGAATCCGGCGTCCGCAAGCTCACGCACCTTCGCGTAGTATTCGATCGCGCCTTCGGGGTCGGTCTTGAGGCGGGCCTTGGCAATCATGTACGCGGCCCATGTGGAGCGGTATTGCCGTTCGTCTGGTGGCAGTTCCAACAGGGTATGCCAATCGCGCGTAGCGGATTCCAGGTTGCCCCAGCGATAGGCGCGGGCGCCCTGGCAATACAGTGCGAACTCCTTGGGAAGGGACTGGAGCACGAAGGCTTCGGAGAACGCTTGCAGCATATTCGGGGTCGTCTTGACGGCCGTGCGATAGGCGCGGTATTGAGACATGGATACCGTACCCTGCAGAGATTTGGCGGCAAGGGCCTCCTGGAGGTCGGTCTCATCCGCTTCGAGTGTAGACTTCCAATAGGCGGCGTCGCCTTTGCTTAGTGGGGCGGCAAACTGGCGCTCTGAACGGTAGTGGCCGTTCTTGTAGAAGAGGTCTACCTCTAGAACTCGGCCCGCTTCCCAGCGAAACGAGGCATCCGGCAATGTCAGGATGCGCCATTCGAAACCGTCGCCGAGAAAGGTCAGGGGAAAGAACGGCGAACACGCGTAGGCCGCACTCAAGCTTCCGATTGCGAACATCAGCAATCCATGGACGTACATCCGGCGCGTCATTTGGTTCCCCCCTAAGCGACAGTCTTCCATACTATCGAATCGACACACGAATTAATACGTCGAGGTGCTGGAAAGGTTGCGTGTTGGAGACGAGCCGCGGAAGCTACTTGATGATCTCGACCCGAGTCACCTTGATGGGTTCTTCGGGTGGGGGATCGCCGGTGTTGAGGCGCAGCCAGGCGGCTTGGATAGGGGCGCCGGTTTTGGGGGCAGGGCCGGTTAGGACCATTTTGGGGGAGCGGCTGTCTTTGGTAGCTTTGAAACCGCGCATGGAATCGTGGGCGGCGAGTTCGGCGCTTTCCCATTCGACGTCGATGCGGAGCTGTTCCAGGACGTTGGCTTCGCCGGTGTTGGAGATCCAGACTTCGTAGAGACCGGGTTGCGGAGTCTTCACATTAACGGCGAATTCCACTAGGGGTTCGTCGCCGGACATAACGGCCTCCAGCGTTTCCCAGGTCCAATTGAGCTCGTCGGACTCGACCGGCATGCGGAACCAGGCAATTCCTAGACATTCACGGGGCGGGGCCTCGCGCAACGCGTGCACAACATCCGCGATGTCGTTCGGGTCAGTCATGATGGTCTTCACTTGGTAGCCGGGATTCCACGCCGGTGTGGGGCCTTCCGCGGATAAGGCGGCGAATTTGCCGTCGGGACCGAAGGCGACGCGGTAGCCGTATGTGGGCAGCGCGATGTAGAAGGGTGTGCCTTCAAGAGAAGCCCGGCGCAGGTAACCGCTAATCTTGGAAGTGTTGCAGATCACAATCGGGGCGTCGATTGTGGTTGGTTTTTCAAGTGAATGCACTTGAAGGACATAATAGGAGAGGTCGCGCACGAGTTTGGAGAATTGCCAGCTTTTGAGCCAGGTCGGCAAGACGGTGATTGACATCTCGAGTTGGGGCAATTCTGCGCGCAGGCGTTCCAGCAGTTGTCGGTACTCCGGCAGTTTCGACGTGGGACTATCGTAGTCGAGTTGCACGCCGGTGACGCGAACCCCGCCCTTCTTCGCGGCCTCAACCGATTCCTTGAACACGCCCGCCAGATATGCGCTGGTGCGATCGACGGACTCGTCGGTGAGCACGTCGCCCAACGTGACGTTGGCACGCAGTACGAGGGTCGTCGGCACCTGACCTTTCGCGAGGGAAGACCAGTCGGGCAACGCGGCATGGTAAGTGGGGGCTTGGTTCTTTGCGCTGACCTCGCCGATCAGCACCATAAACTCATGCGCAAACGGTGTCGCCTGGTCTACGGCCTCCTTCACGGAGTCATTCCAC
This genomic window from Candidatus Hydrogenedentota bacterium contains:
- a CDS encoding GH92 family glycosyl hydrolase, whose amino-acid sequence is YAVQLSDVLAEMTATTRVGVHRYTFSKGTTPHLRLDVTSALGDKHAERGVVKILPDAKEIEGSCREFGSFSGRYKGLDAFFVARFSKPFASYATWTGESISPNTDSASGDSVGVDCSFAIDDSNVVEVRVGISYVSIANARANLDAEAGSRSFDEIAAEAQKAWDERLSAIHVTGGTEEQQRVFYTSLYRSMQMPTTFSDTNGEYRGFDFATHKAEGFTYYTDFSLWDTFRTVHPLYNLIARKEQRDMMVSLVEMGKAGGGALPRWPSGTGYTNCMFGTPADIAVTDAYLKGIREFDIETAYAMMRQVALVGVPLGCEFGGRNKLQEYRQYGYCPSDIMNKAVSATLEYGYADYALMLLARELGHEDDAKTFETHVGFYKNLWNPDTQFFQPKDSQGNWFAEFRPLALSYTDFDNKYTDDYVEGSPMQWRWAVPFDAEGLVSLFSSREYFVSELDTFFAKARKKKGYWHPGSYYWHGNEPALFTVYLFNAAGRPDLTQKWVRWLLDTRYGDDYVGLDGNNDAGTLSAWYVFSALGFYPIAGSTRYELGAPLFERAEVKIGDRTLTIKAENFAAENIYVQRVTLNGTPLDRTHFTHDEIANGGELVFEMGASPKV
- a CDS encoding DUF3142 domain-containing protein, giving the protein MTRTKRIRLIRLIVGAAAFIIGLTVVLFSPEAPPPRPLSTAFYVWQLAWNDSVKEAVDQATPFAHEFMVLIGEVSAKNQAPTYHAALPDWSSLAKGQVPTTLVLRANVTLGDVLTDESVDRTSAYLAGVFKESVEAAKKGGVRVTGVQLDYDSPTSKLPEYRQLLERLRAELPQLEMSITVLPTWLKSWQFSKLVRDLSYYVLQVHSLEKPTTIDAPIVICNTSKISGYLRRASLEGTPFYIALPTYGYRVAFGPDGKFAALSAEGPTPAWNPGYQVKTIMTDPNDIADVVHALREAPPRECLGIAWFRMPVESDELNWTWETLEAVMSGDEPLVEFAVNVKTPQPGLYEVWISNTGEANVLEQLRIDVEWESAELAAHDSMRGFKATKDSRSPKMVLTGPAPKTGAPIQAAWLRLNTGDPPPEEPIKVTRVEIIK